AGGGTACTGGGCCCGGAGGATATCAAGGCCCTGGCTTCACTCCCAAGCAGAGAGGTCTTGCTGGCCAATCTCTTGGCGCTGCTAAAGGTCGTTCCCACTCGCCTTGTTCAAGGCCTCAACAACCCGATGCGGAGCTTGGTATGGATCTTAAAAGGGTTAAGGGAGTGAATAAAAAGGGATAAAAAAACAAACCAGGGGTTCCCCCAAAGAAGGCTTAAGGAGGTAATAAGGAGATGGCAAAGGCAAAGATTACTAAAGAGGATGTGATCAAGTACATTGAGGAGATGACGGTGCTGGAGTTAGCGGAATTGGTCAAGGAGTTGGAGGAGCGTTTTGGAGTGACGGCAGCAGCCCCGATGGCCATGGGTGTCGCGCCCGGGGCAGGGACAGGCGTAGCTGCAGCCCCAGCCGAAGAGGAAAAGACGGAATTTGACGTTATCCTGACCTCTTTTGGCGACAAGAAGATACAGGTAATCAAAGCGGTGCGGGAGGTGACCAACCTCGGTCTGAAGGAGGCCAAAGACCTGGTCGAGGGGGTCCCCCAAGCGGTAAAGGAGAAGGTATCCAAAGAGGAGGCCGAGAAGGTCAAGCAGAAATTGGAAGAAGTTGGGGGGACGGCGGAAATCAAATAGAAGAGACAAAGGATTTGATACCATTAAGAGGGAACTTCTCACATTATCGACCTAGGGAGACTCAAAGGGTAAGGGAAGAAGTCCCCTCTTCCACCTAGTTTTCATTTAATAAGAAGAGGGCTATTCCATGGCGCGTTCCATTATCGATAGTCGGAGGCTTAGGAGGGACTACGGCAAAATAAAGGAGGTCATGGAGACCCCCAATCTCATTGAGATCCAGCTGAGCTCTTATGAGAAGTTCCTCCAGAAGGATGTCCCCCCAGAAGAGCGCAGGGACATCGGCCTGCAGGGGGTGTTCAAACAGGTCTTTCCCATCAAGGACTTCTATGAAACGGCGGAGTTGCGTTTTGTGAAATATCGCTTGGGGAGACCCAAGTACGATGTAAAGGAATGTCTGTTGAAGGGGATCACCTATGCTGCTCCTCTGGGGGTAACCATCCAGCTCATCATCTATGATGTCCAAGAAGGGGTGAAGACCGGACAGATAAAGGCCATAAAGGAACAGGAGGTATACTTTGGCGAGGTTCCATTAATGACCGATAACGGGACCTTCATCATCAATGGTACAGAGAGGGTTGTCGTAAGTCAACTTCATCGCTCCCCTGGTGTCTTCTTTGATCAGGAGCTACCCAAAACCCATATAGGGAGGCCCCTATATTTTGCACGGATCATCCCCTATCGGGGGTCTTGGATTGATCTGGAGTTTGACCAGAAGGATATTCTCTATGTGCGGATCGATAGGAGGAGAAAGATCCCCGTTACGGTCTTTCTTAAGGCCCTTGGATATTCCACTCACGATCTCCTGAACATCTTCTATAAGAAGGAGAAGATCACCACAGACCCCCAAGGGTTTCGCAAGAGGGTGGAGCGTGATCTCTTGGTGGGACAGAGGGCCCCAACAGATATCATCGACCCCAAGACCAAAGATCCCATTGTCAAAAAGAACAGAAAGATCACTGAAGGGGTAATAAAAAAGCTAAAGGCCGCGGACATCTTTGAGTTCTCCGTCGAACTGGGCACCTTGGTGGGAAGGGTGACCGCCAGCGACATAGTGGACCCTGCCACCGGGGAGATTGTCGTGGAGATCAACCAAGAGCTGACCGAGGAGAAGATCAAGGAGATCAGGGAGCGAGGGATAAAGGAATTTGATCTCCTCCTCATCGAGGAGGTCAAGAGTAGCCCCTCCTTGAGGGAGACACTTTTAGCGGACAAGATTGTCCTTTCTGAGGATGAAAAGGGAAAGTTAGCTCCTGACGATCCTGCCATCATCGCCCAAAAAGAGCAGAAAAAGGCCCTCATTGAGATCTACCGGCGCCTACGGCCGGGGGATCCTCCTACTTTGGAGACCGCCAGGACCCTATTTATCAACCTCTTCTTCAATCCAGAGAGATATGACCTCTCCAAGGTGGGACGGATGAAGATAAATCATAAGCTGGGCCTGGATGTCCCCCTGGGGGTGACTACCCTCAGGCGCGAGGACATCTTGGAGGTGGTGAAGTACCTCATCGGCCTCAAGGAGGGAAAGGGAAACGTAGATGACATCGACCATCTGGGAAACCGCCGGGTGAGGACCGTGGGGGAACTCTTGGAGAATCAATTCCGCATCGGTTTGGTCAGGGTGGAGAGGGCCATCAAGGAGAGGATGAGCCTGCAGGAAGTGGAGACCTTAATGCCCCACGACCTCATCAATTCTAAACCCTTGACGGCAGTGGTGAGGGAGTTCTTCGGGAGCAGTCAACTCTCTCAGTTCATGGATCAGACAAATCCCCTCTCTGAGATCACCCATAAGAGGAGGTTGAGCGCTTTGGGTCCCGGAGGACTCACCAAGGAGAGGGCCGGTTTTGAGGTCCGGGATGTTCATCCCTCCCACTATGGGAGGATTTGCCCCATTGAGACCCCTGAAGGTCCCAATATCGGGCTGATCGTCTCCTTGAGCACTTACGCCCGGGTCAACGAGTATGGCTTCATCGAGACCCCCTATCGCAAGGTGGAAGGTGGACAGGTCACCGACCAGATCGAATACCTCTTCGCCTTGGATGAGGAGAAATACACCATTGCCCAGGCCAACACCCCCATCGATGAGAAGGGGAGGTTCACCAACAATTTGGTCTC
This genomic interval from Deltaproteobacteria bacterium contains the following:
- the rplL gene encoding 50S ribosomal protein L7/L12: MTKEDVIKYIEEMTVLELAELVKELEERFGVTAAAPMAMGVAPGAGTGVAAAPAEEEKTEFDVILTSFGDKKIQVIKAVREVTNLGLKEAKDLVEGVPQAVKEKVSKEEAEKVKQKLEEVGGTAEIK